TATGAAAACATCAAAAATTTCGTCTCTTAAGTTCCAAAGAGCTGCTTCTATCCATAACTGTATCCATTTTGTCTTGCCGGAACAAACAAAATACAACATATGAGCTTGATTTTCTTCCAGATTAAATTTCTTCTTTAATATATTTATCCCTTCCTTAGGATTTAGGGCAAGAAATTTAATCTTTTGACAACGGGATACAATGGTAGGCAGAATTTTATCCGGGAAAGCGGTTAATAAAATTATAATAACATTCTTTGGCGGTTCTTCCAGTGTTTTCAAAAAACAATTCCCCGCTTCTTTTGTTAGTTTCTCAGGTCTTTCTATTAAAGCAACCTTATATCTTACTTCAAGAGATTTAAGTTGAGCAAAATGTTCTAATTGTCTTATTGCATTTATCCCGATTACTTGTTTGGCTCCGGACGCAGAAACCCACATCACGTCGGGATGGATATTTTTGAGAGTTTTCTTGCAGGAAGAGCAATTATCACAGGCCTCGTCGTTTTTTTTATCAAGACAATTTAAGACTTTTACGAACTCCAAAGCAGTATCTTTTTTCCCGCAGCCTTCAGGTCCGAAGAAAAGATAAGAATGATGAACCTTGTTCTCTTTTATTGCGGACTTCAAGACTTTTTTGGCTATTTCCTGATTAACAATATCGTTGAAAGACATGGTTTTAAATAAAATTACCCCTAGAAATTCGGAGAATTTCAGGGACCAAGTCCTCGGAATCTTTTTAAGATTCCAGAGGGAAAATTAAATATCAAAAATCAAATATACAAATAAAAGTTCAAAAATAGACTAAAGACCGTAGACCAAAGACTACAGACTTTAAAAATAAAAAGTTAAAACTACTCTCCACTAAATCTTGGAGGACAGGCAATTCAAAATTCAAAAATTTTCAAAGAATTTCTTTTATTAGCTTGATTGTTGTAATTAGAGATGTAATTGCTAAATAAAGGATTAACCCTAAAGATGCTATGTCAGCATGAATTTTTATTAAAGTAGGAGTAATTATCAGAAAGATTAAGGCAAGGGCTGTTATTACGACAATCTTCTTAACAAAATCTACAATTTGTTTTTTGATATTTTTTTCTTCGTCAAACAACTTTTCAAGTTGCGGGAGACCCAATTTAATTTCACTACCTACTTTATTGCCTTCTTCTTTTAAGATTTTATTCCCCTCACATAGTATATCCTCTGGTAAATAGGTTGAAGCTGGCATACCTCTAAAATAAATTATCGGTTTCCTGAGACTCAAAGCAATGATATCACTCTTATTATTAATAATCTGCAGTCTGAAAACAGCTACCATTCCTAAAAGAGCTCCAAGCGCTACGAAACTTTGCATTACAGTGCTAAATGTCCAAAATAGATGTTCTTGAGATAGAGTAATGTTTATCGTATAACAGATAAACCAGATGATTATTAACAATAAGAGCTTCCACCAGTAACTTTTAATAAAATTTTTCATTTTTGATTTGTCATTTTACATTTTACATTTTGACTTTTGAATTTTTTTATCTACTGTTTCTCTGATTTTCTTCTGAATATCTACAATTTTATCATCTACATTAATTACTTTGACTCTATTCGGATTTTTCTTGGCAATTTCAAGGTATCCTTTTCTTACTTTTTTATGAAAAGATTTATCTTCCACCTCTATTCTATCCTCGCCTTTTGATTTAAATCCTAAATGTTTATCTGTATCCAAAACAAAAGTGAGATTAGGTAATGCCCGCTTACCTATAACTACATTATTTAATTTGCAAATAAGTTCTATATCCATTCCTCTTCCGTATCCTTGATAAGCAACAGTAGAATCCGTAAAACGATCACAGATTATGATTTTGTTTTGCCCTAAGGCAGGCTCAATAACCTTAGTAATAAGTTCTCTGCGGGAAGCAAGGAAAAGGAATAGTTCGGTTAAAGAAGATATTCCGCTTTTTTCTTCAAGCAGTATCTTGCGCAATTTTTCTCCTGTTTTTGTGCCGCCGGGTTCTCTAATCACAAGAACACTAAATCCTTTATCTTCAAGATAATTTTTAAGCAGATTTACATGCGTGGATTTGCCGCAACCCTCTCCTCCTTCGAAAGTAATCAATATCCCTTTTTTAAGTTTCATATTTTATATTTCTCCAAAACTTTGCTAATCATATCATCAATAACTTCTTCTGATTTAATTATTTTAAAATTTATAATTAAATATAAAACAGGGATTGAAAATTTAGGCCCTTTTGGAAATCTAACGCAATCCTTTTCAGTGGTTATAATAAAATCAATATTTTCTTTTGTGGCAAGAGAAGACACCCATTTGATATCTTCGGGTTTATAAGGGTAATGGTCAGGGAAGCGCACTTTTTTAACGGGATTAAGCCTTAATTTTTTAAGAGATTCTTCAAAAGAGAGCGGATCAGCTAAAGAAGCAAGCGATAAAAACCGTTTATTTAGAAGTTCTTCGGCTTGATATTTTTTATCTGAGATATAATCCTGGAAATATAGCGGTTCATGAATGCTTTCTAAAATCGGAATTCTTGGAGCTTTTTGAGATAGCACAGAATACACGTTTTTTGAATTTTCGCATTCATCAGACGATATAACGCACTCATCGGCATGAGTCAAAATTATTAAGTCTGCTCTTTTAATGGAGTTAATTGGTTCTCTTAGGAAACCTGCAGGGAAAACAGAACCGTTGCTGAAAGGGTTTGTTTTGTTTATAAGAAGAATTTCTAAGTCCTTGTCAATATGCGGATATTGGAAGCCGTCGTCCATTATAAATACGTCGCATTCTCGTTTTTTTTCGGCGTCTAAAAAACTTTTTGCTCTATTACGGGAAATAAAAATGGGAATTGACGGAAAGTGTTTTGACAAAAGATATGGTTCATCTCCGATGTCTTTGACAGCGATATCTTCTTTGGTTTGGGAAAAAACAATTTTTTTACTGTCTTTATTTTCTCTTGCGTATCCTTTGGTCAGTAATCCGACTCTCCTTTTTTTCTCCAAAAATTTTTTAATAAGAAATTCCACGCAAGGAGTCTTTCCTGTTCCGCCTAATGTTAAATTGCCTACACTTATGACAGGAGCTTTTTGGGGCGCGTTTTTTCTTTTTATACAGCGATGCAAGAAAAATACGGCATAATAAATCGGCACCAAACACTTCAGAAAGAAAAACAATATATTATCTAATGCTTGCTTTCGGTCTTTATTTCCTGAATGCCAGAAATACCAATAAACTCTGCTTCCTTTTTCGATTATATTTATGTTATCAACTTTTTTGGGAGACATGCTATCTCATCATATTTTAATCAGAACGCAGCAAGCAGAGAGTATGGAAAATATATACTTGCTATTTAATTCTTGCTACTTTTTTCATCTTCATGGAAAGAATCTATAATCTTAAGAACATTCATTGTCTTTCCTATTTTTTCATCGTATGAAAACTTTATCTTTGGGACAAGACGTAAGTGAAGTCTTCTACCTACTTCCCCTTCAATGAAACCAGCTGCGCTTTCTAAACCTGCAAGGCTTTTGTCTCTATCGGATTGGCTGCCATAATGAGTTAAGTATACTTTAACCTCTTTTAAATCGTTGGATACATCCACAGCAACGATTGTTACAAAGCCTATCCTCGGGTCTTTTATTTCCTTTTGTTGAATCATACTGGAAATTTCTCTTCTTATAACTTCTGATATTCTGCTGGAGCGTCTGGTTTTCATTTTTATATATTTCCTCAGCGGAATAATCTATTATTCCCATCTTTGGATAAGATTTTACTATTTCTACGATATAAGACAATTCCTTCTCTGTGAATTTTTTAATTAGGGTTTAACAACTGAACAAATTGATGTTTGATTTCCGATGTGATTATTTTTTTTGTAATATGTATACTTCAATGATATCGCCCGGCTGAAAATCTTTGAAATCGGCAACGCTTAATCCGCATTCATATCCCTGCTTAACTTCTGCAACGCTGTCTTTAAACCTGCGCAGAGAATCTAATCTGCCTTTATAAAGCTCTTCACTATCTCTTAAAATGCGTATTTTTGCGCCTTTGACTACGATTCTACCTTCTGTTACCTGTGCTCCTGCAGCAACTTTGCCTTTTGAATTGGAGAAAACCTGTTTTATTTCTGCTTTGCCTATGAGAATTTCTTCAATCTTAGGGCTAAGCATTCCCTCCATAGCTTTCTTGATATCGTCTATCGCATCGTAAATAATATCATAAAGGCGTATTTCTACTCCTTTTTCTATGGCCATTTTTTGCACAGAGCCTTGAACTCCCAGATTGAAACCAATGATAATAGCATTGGAAGCCTCAGCAAGAAGCACATCGGAACTGTTTATACTGCCTACCCCTTGATTAATTATATTTAAATTCATTTCTTCATTGCTCAATCGTTCCAAAACTTTTTTCAACGCTTCATGAGAACCTTGAACATCACTCTTTACGATACATCGCAATTCGACTATCTTTTGTTTGCCCAACTGTTTCTGTAAGCCTTCAAGCGTGAAAACAGCTTTTTCTTTTGTTTTAGCGTTTTGTTGTTGATTGGTTTTCTTGCTAACAATTTCTCTGGCTTCTTTTTCACTTTTTACAACTTGGAAAGTATCTCCGGATATCGGAAGTGAAGAAAAGCCGGATAATTCTACTATTGAAGAAGGCAGTGCTTCGGTTAGATTCCGGCCATGGTCATCAACCATTGCCCT
The DNA window shown above is from bacterium and carries:
- the tmk gene encoding dTMP kinase, whose amino-acid sequence is MKLKKGILITFEGGEGCGKSTHVNLLKNYLEDKGFSVLVIREPGGTKTGEKLRKILLEEKSGISSLTELFLFLASRRELITKVIEPALGQNKIIICDRFTDSTVAYQGYGRGMDIELICKLNNVVIGKRALPNLTFVLDTDKHLGFKSKGEDRIEVEDKSFHKKVRKGYLEIAKKNPNRVKVINVDDKIVDIQKKIRETVDKKIQKSKCKM
- the infB gene encoding translation initiation factor IF-2; its protein translation is IEITEAEPHSENKEKPKKKHLGKGKKIRRPPVVVVMGHVDHGKTTLLDTISKKNIVDKEKGKITQHIGASTVELEDGNKIIFLDTPGHEAFTSLRARGSQITDIAVLVVAADDGVQPQTKEAIDHAKTAQIPIVVAVNKIDKKTVNPEKVKMQLQSLGLVPDEMGGTTQFVNISALNNLGIDKLLETILLEYEMLETFSNIEGPAKGYVIENRMDKGRGPVGTLLIESGILKIGNCFASGNTFGKVRAMVDDHGRNLTEALPSSIVELSGFSSLPISGDTFQVVKSEKEAREIVSKKTNQQQNAKTKEKAVFTLEGLQKQLGKQKIVELRCIVKSDVQGSHEALKKVLERLSNEEMNLNIINQGVGSINSSDVLLAEASNAIIIGFNLGVQGSVQKMAIEKGVEIRLYDIIYDAIDDIKKAMEGMLSPKIEEILIGKAEIKQVFSNSKGKVAAGAQVTEGRIVVKGAKIRILRDSEELYKGRLDSLRRFKDSVAEVKQGYECGLSVADFKDFQPGDIIEVYILQKK
- the lpxK gene encoding tetraacyldisaccharide 4'-kinase, producing MSPKKVDNINIIEKGSRVYWYFWHSGNKDRKQALDNILFFFLKCLVPIYYAVFFLHRCIKRKNAPQKAPVISVGNLTLGGTGKTPCVEFLIKKFLEKKRRVGLLTKGYARENKDSKKIVFSQTKEDIAVKDIGDEPYLLSKHFPSIPIFISRNRAKSFLDAEKKRECDVFIMDDGFQYPHIDKDLEILLINKTNPFSNGSVFPAGFLREPINSIKRADLIILTHADECVISSDECENSKNVYSVLSQKAPRIPILESIHEPLYFQDYISDKKYQAEELLNKRFLSLASLADPLSFEESLKKLRLNPVKKVRFPDHYPYKPEDIKWVSSLATKENIDFIITTEKDCVRFPKGPKFSIPVLYLIINFKIIKSEEVIDDMISKVLEKYKI
- the holB gene encoding DNA polymerase III subunit delta'; the protein is MSFNDIVNQEIAKKVLKSAIKENKVHHSYLFFGPEGCGKKDTALEFVKVLNCLDKKNDEACDNCSSCKKTLKNIHPDVMWVSASGAKQVIGINAIRQLEHFAQLKSLEVRYKVALIERPEKLTKEAGNCFLKTLEEPPKNVIIILLTAFPDKILPTIVSRCQKIKFLALNPKEGINILKKKFNLEENQAHMLYFVCSGKTKWIQLWIEAALWNLRDEIFDVFINLFSKEKRDYTAPLKIANSMMEMVSSFTDKVKKEKQDSINEFKENLSSAQIKNIKAFKQAETEELKKELIKIIFSVIKSFYADIFSISCEAGFIINLDKENSLKQKTVNFSHSYLNNAIKQIENSNTLLDSGANLQLIFQVLCINLFCGEK
- the rbfA gene encoding 30S ribosome-binding factor RbfA translates to MKTRRSSRISEVIRREISSMIQQKEIKDPRIGFVTIVAVDVSNDLKEVKVYLTHYGSQSDRDKSLAGLESAAGFIEGEVGRRLHLRLVPKIKFSYDEKIGKTMNVLKIIDSFHEDEKSSKN